GTAGGCTAAGCCAACGGGTTTACAGCCCGTCCCCTTTAACCACTCGGGCACCCCTCCAATCATGCAACTTGAGTCGAAGACACAGCATCCCGCCGCCGCAGCCGCTTCGGCGCAGCGTGAACGCTTTATGGGAATGATCCCGCCCGATGTCAACTGCCCCCTTCCGGAATCTGCGCCAACATGCGCGTAATTGCGCCATGACCAACATTCGAAAACCATTTCCTAAGGGAAAGAAGCCCACAAAGGCTGTCCGGCCCAAGCGACCTTACGGCCGGAATGCCGGCGATTCGGAGGCAGATCCATATATATACGGTCTGCACCCCGTGGTTCACGCGCTTCAAAATCCGAGTCGCACCCATCACCGCCTTCTGGTGACGGCGAACGCCCTGCGCCGCCTGACCGAGGATCTGGGCAACGCGCCTGATTCCCTTATCGCGGGCCTGACGATCGAGGAGGCCTCCAGCAACCAGATCAGCCGCATTGCCGGCGACGACGCCGTCCATCAGGGGTGTCTGCTCTATTGCGATCCCCTGCCCGATCTTAGCCTCGACGACCTGCGCGAGCCTCGGCGGCTGCTGCTACTCGACCAGGTGACCGACCCTCATAATGTCGGCGCCGTGCTGCGTTCTGCCGCCGCCTTCGCCCTCGACGCGGTGGTGGTCACGACGCGCCACAGTCCGCGCCTCACCGCCGTTCTGGCCAAGTCGGCGGCCGGCGCGCTCGACATCGTGCCCCTGGCGCGCGTCCAGAACCTGTCGCGGGCGCTGGAGGACCTGAACGCCCGCGGGTTCGTCACGATCGGACTCGATGCCTCCGCCAGCCAGCCGCTCGAGGACATCGCCCTGCCCGGCCCCTTCGCCCTGGTCATGGGGGCGGAAGGCAAGGGATTGCGGCAGAAAACCCGGGAAACCTGCTCCGCGCTCGCGCGAATCGACATGCCGGGACGCATGCCGAGCCTGAACGTGTCGAATGCGACAGTGCTTGCGCTCTACATCACCGACCGCAACGCCGGTAAAGGCTAAAGTCGCGTTATCTGGGCGCGGGCGCCTGCCCGCCCGGCGCGAAATGTTGAGGCACCGGCGGAAAATAGATGAATCGCTTGGGCGGAAGGACGAAGTAGGCCGGCGCCGCATAGACCGCGGTGCGATTCTGGTACCACTGCTGCCAGTTGGGGCCGACATAGACATATCCGCCG
This is a stretch of genomic DNA from Microbaculum marinisediminis. It encodes these proteins:
- a CDS encoding TrmH family RNA methyltransferase, translated to MTNIRKPFPKGKKPTKAVRPKRPYGRNAGDSEADPYIYGLHPVVHALQNPSRTHHRLLVTANALRRLTEDLGNAPDSLIAGLTIEEASSNQISRIAGDDAVHQGCLLYCDPLPDLSLDDLREPRRLLLLDQVTDPHNVGAVLRSAAAFALDAVVVTTRHSPRLTAVLAKSAAGALDIVPLARVQNLSRALEDLNARGFVTIGLDASASQPLEDIALPGPFALVMGAEGKGLRQKTRETCSALARIDMPGRMPSLNVSNATVLALYITDRNAGKG